TGCTGGAATACGGTACCGAACAGCAAAAAAACCATTATCTGCCGCGTCTGGCTTCGGGCGAGGAAATCCCCGCTTTCGCGCTGACCGGCCCGCATGCCGGCAGCGATGCCGGCGCCATGCCCGATACCGGCATCGTCTGCCACGGCCAGTTTGAAGACCAGAGAGTGCTGGGCATCCGCCTCAACTGGGAAAAACGCTACATCACGCTGGGCCCCATCGCCACGGTGCTGGGCATGGCGTTCAAATTATACGATCCCGATCATCTGATCGGCGATCAGGAAAGCCGGGGCATTACCGTGGCCCTGATACCGACCAATACGCCCGGAGTCTCGATCGGCCGGCGCCACTTCCCGCTCGATTCGGCGTTCCAGAACGGCCCCAACTGGGGCAAGGACGTGTTTATTCCGATGGACTGGATCATCGGCGGCGTCGAACAGGTCGGCAACGGCTGGAAAATGCTCATGCAGTGCCTGGCCACGGGCCGGGCCATTTCCCTGCCGGCGCTGAGCGTAGGCACGGCGAAATCCGCGTGCCGCAATACCGGCGCTTACGCCCGCATCCGCAAACAGTTCAATCTGCCGCTGGGCGAATTCGAAGGCATACAGGAACCGCTCGCGCGCATGGCCGGCGAAACCTATATTCTCGATGCCGCGCGCCAGGTCACGACGGCCGCCCTGGACTACGGCAGAAAACCGTCCGTGATCTCGGCCATCGTCAAATACGAACTGACCGAACGCATGCGCCGCATCGTCAACGACGGCATGGACATCCAGGGCGGCTCGGGCATCTGCATGGGGCCGCGCAATTATCTGGCCCGGTTCTATGAAGTCATTCCGATCAGCATTACCGTCGAGGGCGCCAATATCCTGACCCGCACGATGATGATCTTCGGCCAGGGCGCGATCCGCTGCCATCCGTTTATCCAGAAAGAAATGGCCGCCTTGCAGCAAGAGCCGTCCGGGCAGGCCTTGCAACAGTTCGATGAAGTACTGTTCCGGCATATCGGCTTTTTCTTCCATAACATGGCCGCCAGCTTCTGGCTGGGACTTACCAATGCCTATTTTCTGCGTGTGCCCGGCGATCGCATGACCAGACGCTACTACCAGCGGATCGCCCGTCTCAGCGCTGACTTCGCGCTGGTTGCCGATTTCGCTTTGTTTACCCTGGGCGGTTCGCTGAAGCGCCGGGAGAGAATCTCGGGCCGGTTTGCCGATGTCCTGAGCAATCTGTATTTGTGTTCCTGCGTACTCAAGCATTACCACGACCAGGGTTGTCCCGCTGACGACGCGCCCCTGCTGAATTGGGCCTGCCAGCATACCCTGCACAGGGCTCAGCAATCCCTGCTGGCCGTGCTGTGGAAGCTGCCGATGCGCCCGGTGGCCCTGCTGTTTCGATTGTTTACCTTCCCGACCGGCAAGCATTATGGGCCGCCCAATGACAAACTGGCGCACAAAACGGCCTCGCTGCTGCTTGCCGATACGCCGGTGCGCGACCGCTTGACCAACGGCATTTACATCAACGACAAACCCGACGATGCGACCGGCCGCATTGAAGTCGCCTTTAAAGCCGTACTGGCTGCGGCGCCTGTGGAAGCCAAAATCCGCGTCGCTCAACTGCACAAGCTATTGCCCAAAGGCGATCAGTTCAAAATTGCTGCTGAAGCGCTGGCGAAAAACATCATTACGCAGCAGGAAGCGGACTTGATCGCTGCCGCCGAACAGGCCAGAATAGCGGCCATCACTGTGGATGACTTCAGCCCTGAAGAATTGACCGGCAGATTTACGCAGGGCTGACGGAGCCGGCATCAGTTGTTTCCAAAAAAGATGCAATCAATGGCGATCACAGCCTATTATTTAACAATAATGACCAAATGTTGTACCATAATGTTTAAACTGTCTTTAAGTGCCTGAGCCCTGCCTCAAGCTCGAGTAATCGGAGAAATGAATGTCTGTCAATGCTGATGATTTTAAGAAAGCGCTACAACGTTGGGCCAGCGGCGTCACTGTCGTTACCACTCAATCTGAGAAATTCGGCGTGCAAGGCATGACCGTCACCGCGTTTTCCAGCGTTTCCGTCAATCCGCCTCAAATACTGGTGTGCCTCAATGATTCGGCCGATACTAGCGCCGGTATTGAGGAAAGCCGGTGCTTTGCCGTCAATGTACTGAATTCGGAACAACAGGACGTTTCCAATCAATTCGCAGGCGGCAGCAGCCAGCAGCAACGCTTTGAAAATACATCTTGGGAGCCTGGCATAACCGGCTCGCCCATCCTGACTGACAGCGTCATGTCACTGGACTGCAAGGTCGTCGACAAAGTGCGCGCCGGCACGCACTGGATCATTATAGGAGAAGTGCAGGACTCCATTTGCCGCTCGGGCGACCCGCTCCTGTATTATTGCGGCAATTACCGGCAACTTGCATAAACACCTTTCTTCATAGGCCGGATTACCAAACCCGGCCTATGACTAATCCCTGTCAAACTATCCCTCGCGCAACGCATCCGGTTCCGCGACGGATAACCATCCTGGTTCATCCTTTAGATGATCGACGACCTTCGCTTTTTGCACGATGGAGCGCAAATGGAGATCGCGTTGCGGAAAAGGAATTTCTATGTTGTGTTCGCGGAAGGCCTTCTCGAGCCGGACATGCAAATCATGCGTGACTGGCATCCGGTCCGACAGTTCGCTGACAAAAATGCGGATAGAGAAATCCAATGAACTCTCGCCGAATCCGACAAACAATACGCTGGGTTCGGGGTCCGCAAGAACCAGTGGTATGGAACGCACCGTATCCATCATGACTTTATGCGCCAACGCCACATCAGAGCCGTAGGCGATGCTGACCGGAATCACGACGCGGGTTGTCGCATCGCTTAAGGTCCAGTTCACCAACTGATTGGTGATAAAAGTCTTATTGGGCACGATCAGCTCTTTTTGATCCCAGTCTATAATCGTCGTTGCGCGCATCTGGATGCGGCTAACCTTACCGCTGACGTCGCCGATGGTCACGGTATCGCCGACGCGCACCGGGCGCTCGAACAGCAGAATAATGCCCGACACCAGATTGGCGAAAATTTCCTGCAGCCCGAAGCCCAGGCCGACGCCCAGCGCCGCCACCAGCCACTGTACCTGTGACCAGCTGCCGCCCAGCTCATTGGCGACGCCAAGGAAACCGATGCCTATCAGCACGTACTTGGCCAGCTGATTGATCGCATAGCGACTGCCTGCTTCTATTGATAATCGTCTGAATATCAATAACTCGACCACACCGGAGAAGTTGCGCACCGAAACGACAACGATAAAGGCGTACAATCCGGCCAGCATCATATTGGTCATCGTTATCGGCTGGTAACTTTCCTGCCCCTCGACAATCGCCTTGTGCTGCCAGAGCACAATGTTATCCAGGAATGAAAATGCCGGCAGGATATTTCGCCAGATCATCCAGAAGCCGATCACGATACCGAAGCCGATGAAAACATTCAGCAGCTTCGTGGTCTGGGCGTTTATTTTAGGGATATCGATCAATTCTTCGTCGACAGGCAGTGCGGGATCTTCCGCGCCCGCGGCCGCCTGCTTTGCGCTACTTGCCGCAATCTTGCGTTTTTGCCGGACATTCTTCAAGGCCAACTGCCGGTTAACCAGCGTCAGCCAGCGCACGACCATCTGATGCACGATCACGGACACAAAAAGCAGCCGCAACGTCACGGTCAGTTTTTGCTGCAGTTCCACTGCG
This is a stretch of genomic DNA from Methylobacter sp. YRD-M1. It encodes these proteins:
- a CDS encoding acyl-CoA dehydrogenase produces the protein MLWLLTLFILLGGLAYYRTSLLKSTIAIALLLSIYTLLSNLPLLNALLWLGFLFLAVPINYSPLRQQFITARFFKLMKDALPAMSQTEREALEAGNTWWDAELFSGDPDWKVLQNLPAAKLSEEEQAFLDGPVETLCAMLNDWDITRNRQDLPEEVWDYIKKHKFCGMIIPKQYGGLDFSNTAHSACVMKLASRSTTAAVTVMVPNSLGPAKLLLEYGTEQQKNHYLPRLASGEEIPAFALTGPHAGSDAGAMPDTGIVCHGQFEDQRVLGIRLNWEKRYITLGPIATVLGMAFKLYDPDHLIGDQESRGITVALIPTNTPGVSIGRRHFPLDSAFQNGPNWGKDVFIPMDWIIGGVEQVGNGWKMLMQCLATGRAISLPALSVGTAKSACRNTGAYARIRKQFNLPLGEFEGIQEPLARMAGETYILDAARQVTTAALDYGRKPSVISAIVKYELTERMRRIVNDGMDIQGGSGICMGPRNYLARFYEVIPISITVEGANILTRTMMIFGQGAIRCHPFIQKEMAALQQEPSGQALQQFDEVLFRHIGFFFHNMAASFWLGLTNAYFLRVPGDRMTRRYYQRIARLSADFALVADFALFTLGGSLKRRERISGRFADVLSNLYLCSCVLKHYHDQGCPADDAPLLNWACQHTLHRAQQSLLAVLWKLPMRPVALLFRLFTFPTGKHYGPPNDKLAHKTASLLLADTPVRDRLTNGIYINDKPDDATGRIEVAFKAVLAAAPVEAKIRVAQLHKLLPKGDQFKIAAEALAKNIITQQEADLIAAAEQARIAAITVDDFSPEELTGRFTQG
- a CDS encoding flavin reductase family protein codes for the protein MSVNADDFKKALQRWASGVTVVTTQSEKFGVQGMTVTAFSSVSVNPPQILVCLNDSADTSAGIEESRCFAVNVLNSEQQDVSNQFAGGSSQQQRFENTSWEPGITGSPILTDSVMSLDCKVVDKVRAGTHWIIIGEVQDSICRSGDPLLYYCGNYRQLA